One stretch of Amycolatopsis tolypomycina DNA includes these proteins:
- a CDS encoding IS110 family transposase, which produces MSGSFSVFLGLDVGKDTHHAVGLDPEGNRLHDGPLPNTEPKLKALFDKLAQHGPLLVVVDQPATIGALPVAVARAAGHQVAYLPGLAMRRIADLYPGRAKTDARDAFVIADAARSLPHTLRPVDVGDEALAELEVLVGFDDDLAGEATRISNRIRGLLTGIHPALEHAIGPKVSHPAVLEILSRCGGPAGIAKAGRRQLTAIAKVHAPRMGERLVEAIMAALAEQTVTVPGTAAADTVLPRLADSLKAVLLQRKQVAEQVEGILDAHPLAGVLTSMPGIGVRTAARILLEVGDASNFASSAHLAAYAGIAPVTRSSGTSIKGEHPARTGNRQLKRAFFLAAFAALSDPTSRAYYDRKRTEGKKHNAALICLARRRCDVLYAMLRNGTHYRQPAPAAA; this is translated from the coding sequence ATGAGCGGCAGCTTCAGCGTGTTTCTCGGCCTGGACGTCGGCAAGGACACCCATCACGCGGTCGGCCTGGACCCCGAGGGCAACCGTCTGCATGACGGGCCGCTGCCCAACACCGAACCGAAACTGAAGGCCCTGTTCGACAAGCTCGCTCAGCATGGGCCGCTGCTGGTCGTGGTGGACCAACCGGCCACGATCGGGGCGTTGCCGGTCGCGGTCGCCCGCGCCGCCGGGCACCAGGTGGCTTATCTGCCCGGGCTGGCGATGCGCCGCATCGCCGATCTCTACCCGGGTCGGGCCAAGACCGACGCCCGGGACGCGTTCGTCATCGCCGACGCCGCCCGCTCCCTGCCCCACACCCTCCGGCCCGTCGACGTCGGTGACGAAGCCCTGGCCGAGTTGGAGGTGCTGGTCGGGTTCGACGATGACCTGGCCGGCGAGGCCACCCGGATCAGCAACCGCATCCGCGGCCTGCTCACCGGCATCCACCCCGCCCTCGAACACGCCATCGGCCCCAAGGTCAGCCACCCCGCGGTGCTGGAGATCCTGTCCCGTTGCGGCGGCCCGGCCGGGATCGCCAAGGCCGGCCGCCGCCAACTGACCGCGATCGCGAAGGTCCACGCGCCTCGGATGGGTGAGCGGCTGGTCGAGGCGATCATGGCCGCGCTGGCCGAGCAGACCGTCACCGTCCCGGGCACCGCCGCGGCCGACACGGTCTTGCCGCGGTTGGCCGACAGCTTGAAAGCGGTTCTCCTGCAGCGGAAACAGGTGGCGGAGCAGGTGGAGGGGATACTTGATGCGCACCCTCTTGCCGGGGTCCTGACCTCGATGCCCGGCATCGGAGTCAGGACCGCAGCCCGCATCCTCCTCGAGGTCGGTGACGCCTCCAACTTTGCATCCTCGGCGCATCTGGCCGCCTACGCCGGGATCGCGCCAGTCACCCGCAGCTCCGGCACATCGATCAAGGGTGAACATCCAGCCCGGACCGGCAACCGCCAGCTCAAACGCGCGTTCTTCCTCGCCGCTTTCGCGGCCCTGTCGGACCCGACCAGCCGGGCCTACTACGACCGAAAACGCACCGAGGGCAAGAAACACAACGCTGCGCTGATCTGCCTGGCCCGCCGCCGCTGCGACGTCCTCTACGCCATGCTCCGCAACGGCACCCACTACCGCCAACCCGCTCCCGCCGCGGCTTGA
- a CDS encoding non-ribosomal peptide synthetase, with the protein MSQHTLTEPAPATGFRRPIAPSEWFFLGHPAELAATLQIVVEGTGTLGAGELREAVAVASAACPGSRLVPDGRTWADSGVTPRVRVVDGRGLGAAGVLALPELQAPITGEPRCEVVLVEGDPISVAFRADHAVMDAKGALTWALDVFRVLRGELPLGAPDPVSDRDVFADLPEAEELVTPGYTQAPVLDGCEPTDHTRFVAGRRSIQGSHPALVAKLATLLTREDAPSLFYIPVDLRHRRPGVRSTANFSSGFYLQVEAGEDAGSVHERLLRELADGAAVRKAPPTGLLDMPLSQVAEAMTTIDRRSRERDAYPSDAVLAHVGRVELDLLHTPGFTAHSLYPLARPCPGGAPELNVVEVGGRTEITLAWWAGARTAGRIEALLDRIAEELSPAADRYRAANETAVEPSTSDDIVRRFLHQAAETPDALALDAPGEKLTYAELAHRSGVVAATLRELGAGPETLVGLLSDRSVAAVVAIWGVLRAGAAYLPLDPVNPDARIAGLLADSGAPICLVERPSRERDCLPPDCVKLVIEDLDFAAEPAVPEPAIPDDRLAYVIYTSGSTGKPKGVEITHGCLRHYVAWAVREFELDHRTRLPLLASIAFDVSVNTLLPPLMAGGAIVVRPGEITPGLLHELLTSSGATMLSLTPSHLALINHLGLRPTGFRKVVTMGELLTTSVAREAQEVFGPDCAIVNSYGPTETTIVMTLHPFDAATDTRGSVPIGVPTDNSTVFLLDAHGRFAPAGTTGEVCIGGAQLARGYLGRPDITRQKFVRLADGTRVYRSGDLARLLPTGELEFLARTDDQVKVLGHRIEPAEIVRTLEGHPAVARAVVVPRGTGEQKALCAYVVARHEVTTEELHRHLAGLLPKYLIPAATVFVTDIPQTVNGKVDVRALPEPFPAGSGPVAQENRDAVTEQVAAIWAELLDVSPDHIAADADFHELGGNSLLFLAMVAAVTRTVVGESGSEAFNAQLGRLVHEPTLKSVAETAREAAMTTA; encoded by the coding sequence ATGTCCCAGCACACCCTGACCGAACCCGCCCCGGCCACCGGCTTCCGCCGTCCGATCGCCCCCAGCGAGTGGTTCTTCCTCGGCCACCCGGCCGAACTCGCCGCGACGCTGCAGATCGTCGTCGAAGGCACCGGCACCCTCGGCGCCGGGGAGCTGCGGGAGGCCGTCGCCGTCGCGTCCGCGGCCTGCCCGGGCAGCAGGCTCGTCCCCGACGGCCGGACCTGGGCCGACAGCGGCGTCACCCCCCGGGTCCGCGTGGTGGACGGCCGGGGGCTCGGTGCCGCCGGCGTCCTCGCCCTGCCCGAACTGCAGGCGCCGATCACCGGCGAGCCGCGGTGCGAAGTCGTCCTCGTCGAGGGCGACCCGATCTCGGTGGCGTTCCGGGCCGACCACGCCGTGATGGACGCCAAGGGCGCGCTCACCTGGGCGCTCGACGTGTTCCGGGTGCTGCGCGGCGAGCTCCCGCTGGGCGCGCCGGACCCGGTCAGCGACCGGGACGTCTTCGCGGACCTGCCCGAGGCCGAGGAGCTGGTCACGCCCGGCTACACGCAGGCACCGGTGCTCGACGGCTGCGAGCCGACCGACCACACCCGGTTCGTCGCCGGACGGCGCAGCATCCAGGGCAGCCACCCGGCACTGGTGGCGAAGCTGGCCACGCTGCTGACCCGCGAAGACGCGCCGTCGCTCTTCTACATCCCGGTCGACCTGCGCCACCGACGGCCGGGGGTGCGCAGCACGGCGAACTTCTCCTCGGGGTTCTACCTGCAGGTCGAGGCCGGCGAGGACGCCGGCAGCGTGCACGAGCGGCTGCTGCGCGAGCTCGCCGACGGCGCCGCGGTGCGCAAGGCCCCGCCCACCGGCCTGCTGGACATGCCGCTGAGCCAGGTCGCCGAGGCGATGACCACCATCGACCGGCGCTCGCGGGAGCGCGACGCCTACCCCTCCGACGCCGTCCTCGCGCACGTCGGCCGGGTCGAGCTCGACCTGCTGCACACGCCCGGGTTCACCGCGCACAGCCTCTACCCGCTGGCCCGGCCCTGCCCCGGCGGCGCCCCCGAGCTGAACGTCGTCGAGGTCGGCGGCCGGACCGAGATCACGCTGGCCTGGTGGGCGGGCGCCCGGACGGCCGGGCGGATCGAGGCGCTGCTCGACCGGATCGCCGAGGAGCTCTCCCCCGCCGCGGACCGGTACCGGGCGGCGAACGAGACGGCCGTCGAACCGTCCACATCGGACGACATCGTGCGCCGGTTCCTGCACCAGGCCGCGGAAACACCGGACGCCCTCGCCCTGGACGCCCCCGGCGAAAAGCTGACCTACGCCGAGCTGGCGCACCGCAGCGGGGTCGTCGCCGCGACCCTGCGTGAGCTCGGGGCCGGCCCGGAAACCCTCGTCGGGCTGCTGAGCGACCGTTCGGTCGCGGCGGTGGTGGCGATCTGGGGCGTGCTCCGGGCCGGCGCGGCGTACCTGCCGCTGGACCCGGTCAACCCGGACGCCCGGATCGCCGGCCTGCTCGCCGACTCCGGCGCCCCGATCTGCCTGGTCGAGCGCCCGAGCCGCGAGCGGGACTGCCTGCCGCCGGACTGCGTCAAGCTCGTCATCGAGGACCTGGACTTCGCGGCCGAACCGGCGGTGCCGGAGCCCGCCATCCCCGACGACCGGCTGGCCTACGTCATCTACACCTCCGGCTCCACCGGCAAGCCCAAGGGCGTCGAGATCACCCACGGCTGCCTGCGCCACTACGTCGCCTGGGCCGTGCGCGAGTTCGAGCTCGACCACCGGACGCGGCTGCCCCTGCTCGCCTCGATCGCCTTCGACGTCTCGGTGAACACCCTGCTCCCGCCGCTGATGGCGGGCGGCGCGATCGTCGTCCGGCCGGGCGAGATCACCCCCGGGCTGCTGCACGAGCTGCTCACCTCCTCGGGCGCCACCATGCTGTCGCTGACGCCGTCGCACCTCGCCCTGATCAACCACCTCGGCCTGCGGCCCACCGGGTTCCGGAAGGTCGTCACCATGGGCGAGCTGCTGACGACGTCGGTGGCGCGGGAGGCGCAGGAGGTGTTCGGCCCGGACTGCGCGATCGTCAACTCCTACGGTCCGACCGAGACGACGATCGTGATGACCCTGCACCCGTTCGACGCCGCCACCGACACCCGCGGCTCCGTCCCGATCGGGGTGCCGACGGACAACAGCACGGTGTTCCTGCTCGACGCCCACGGCCGGTTCGCCCCCGCGGGCACGACCGGCGAGGTCTGCATCGGCGGCGCGCAGCTGGCCCGCGGCTACCTCGGCCGCCCGGACATCACCCGGCAGAAGTTCGTCCGGCTGGCCGACGGCACCCGCGTCTACCGCAGCGGCGACCTCGCGCGGCTGCTGCCGACCGGCGAGCTGGAGTTCCTCGCCCGCACCGACGACCAGGTCAAGGTGCTCGGCCACCGGATCGAGCCCGCGGAGATCGTCCGCACGCTCGAAGGCCACCCGGCGGTGGCCCGCGCGGTGGTGGTGCCCCGCGGCACGGGCGAGCAGAAAGCCTTGTGCGCGTACGTGGTGGCGCGGCACGAGGTGACCACCGAGGAACTGCACCGGCACCTGGCGGGCCTGCTGCCGAAGTACCTGATCCCGGCGGCCACGGTGTTCGTCACGGACATCCCGCAGACGGTGAACGGCAAGGTCGACGTCCGCGCCCTGCCGGAGCCGTTCCCGGCCGGCAGCGGACCGGTCGCCCAGGAGAACCGCGACGCGGTGACCGAGCAGGTGGCGGCGATCTGGGCGGAACTGCTCGACGTCAGCCCCGACCACATCGCGGCGGACGCGGACTTCCACGAGCTGGGCGGCAATTCCCTGCTGTTCCTCGCCATGGTGGCGGCGGTGACCCGCACGGTGGTGGGCGAGTCCGGCAGCGAGGCGTTCAACGCCCAGCTGGGCAGGCTGGTGCACGAGCCGACCCTGAAGAGCGTGGCGGAGACGGCCCGGGAAGCGGCGATGACAACGGCTTGA
- a CDS encoding ParB N-terminal domain-containing protein, giving the protein MSALRPADSPRGSGADAEHVARLTAIEGPLPPILVDRRTLRVIDGTHRLLAAAAAGLTTIEAEYFDGPAEEAFLQAVQANVTHGLPLSQEDRRRAAARIVTSHPHMSDRAIADISGLSAKTVAIVRRTLGPSTAQPTARIGRDGKIHPLDKAAGRHRAARLIAENPGASLREIGRLAGVSPATVSDVRKRLASGIPVAGDPVPAAAPAPCRTPEPEPVPETEPAPPDLGKLVGNLLRDPSLRTKEDGRQLLRLLHRNAREQSDLSKLATCVPPHCVEVVHGLARHYAEMWLAFAQQLG; this is encoded by the coding sequence TTGAGTGCGCTCCGGCCCGCCGATTCCCCGCGCGGCAGCGGCGCCGACGCCGAGCACGTCGCCCGGTTGACGGCCATCGAGGGCCCGCTCCCGCCGATCCTCGTCGACCGCCGGACCCTGCGGGTCATCGACGGCACGCACCGGCTGCTGGCCGCGGCCGCGGCCGGCCTGACGACGATCGAAGCCGAGTACTTCGACGGGCCCGCGGAGGAGGCGTTCCTCCAGGCGGTCCAGGCGAACGTCACCCACGGCCTGCCGCTGTCCCAGGAGGACCGGCGCCGGGCCGCGGCGCGCATCGTCACGTCCCACCCGCACATGTCCGACCGGGCGATCGCCGACATCTCCGGGCTGAGCGCCAAGACCGTGGCGATCGTCCGCCGCACGCTCGGGCCGTCGACCGCGCAGCCCACCGCCCGGATCGGCCGAGACGGCAAGATCCACCCGCTGGACAAGGCCGCGGGCCGGCACCGCGCCGCCCGGCTGATCGCCGAAAACCCCGGCGCGTCACTGCGCGAGATCGGCCGCCTCGCGGGGGTCTCCCCGGCGACGGTCAGCGACGTGCGCAAGCGCCTCGCCTCCGGCATCCCCGTGGCGGGCGACCCGGTTCCGGCCGCGGCGCCCGCACCCTGCCGGACACCGGAGCCGGAGCCCGTGCCGGAGACCGAACCGGCCCCGCCCGACCTCGGCAAGCTGGTCGGCAACCTGCTCCGCGACCCGTCGCTGCGGACCAAAGAGGACGGACGGCAGCTGCTGCGGCTGTTGCACCGCAACGCCCGCGAGCAGTCGGATCTGTCCAAGCTGGCCACCTGCGTGCCGCCGCACTGCGTCGAGGTGGTCCACGGACTCGCCCGGCACTACGCCGAAATGTGGCTGGCCTTCGCCCAGCAGCTCGGCTGA
- a CDS encoding response regulator transcription factor codes for MTIRLLLADDQELIREALCSLLSQEADFEVVASVGRGDRIVEAAASGRPDVALLDIEMPGLDGLAAAAVLRDRFPACRVVMLTTFGRAGYLRRAMEAGAVGFVVKDSPADALADAIRRVRAGERVVDPALAVATIAAGESPLTARERDVLTAARSGATVAEIAANLYLSVGTVRNYISAATTKTRTRNRMEALRVADERGWL; via the coding sequence GTGACCATCCGGCTGCTGCTGGCGGACGACCAGGAACTGATCCGCGAAGCACTCTGCTCCCTGCTGAGCCAGGAAGCCGATTTCGAGGTGGTCGCCTCGGTCGGCCGCGGCGACCGGATCGTCGAGGCGGCCGCGTCGGGACGGCCCGACGTCGCCCTGCTCGACATCGAAATGCCGGGCCTGGACGGGCTCGCCGCCGCGGCCGTGCTGCGCGACCGGTTCCCGGCGTGCCGGGTGGTCATGCTGACCACGTTCGGCCGCGCGGGCTACCTGCGCCGGGCCATGGAGGCGGGCGCGGTCGGGTTCGTCGTCAAGGACTCCCCCGCGGACGCGCTCGCGGACGCCATCCGCCGGGTGCGGGCCGGGGAGCGCGTGGTCGATCCGGCGCTGGCGGTGGCCACCATCGCGGCCGGGGAGTCACCGCTCACGGCGCGGGAGCGCGACGTGCTGACCGCCGCCCGCTCGGGCGCGACGGTCGCCGAGATCGCGGCGAACCTCTACCTCTCGGTGGGCACGGTGCGGAACTACATCTCCGCCGCCACCACCAAGACCCGGACGCGGAACCGGATGGAAGCCCTGCGCGTCGCCGACGAACGCGGCTGGCTTTGA